Proteins encoded by one window of Lathyrus oleraceus cultivar Zhongwan6 chromosome 1, CAAS_Psat_ZW6_1.0, whole genome shotgun sequence:
- the LOC127115670 gene encoding proteasome subunit beta type-4 has product MDSKSESQRTLYPYVTGSSVVAIKFKDGILMAADMGGSYGSTLRYKSVERLKPIGKHSLLGASGEISDFQEIMRYLDELILNDNMWDDGNSLGPKEVHNYLTRVMYNRRNKFNPLWNSLVLGGIKKGQKYLGTVNMIGINYEDNHVATGLGNHLARPILRDEWNENLSFEEGVRLLEKCMRVLLYRDRSAVNKIQISRITEEGATVFPPYSLKTYWEFSAFKNPTVGAEGSW; this is encoded by the exons ATGGATTCCAAATCTGAAAGCCAGAGAACTCT GTATCCGTATGTAACTGGATCATCCGTCGTTGCTATCAAATTCAAAGATGGGATTCTTATGGCTGCTGATATGGGAG GTTCGTATGGATCTACGCTGCGTTACAAGAGTGTTGAGCGTTTGAAGCCTATTGGAAAGCACTCCCTTCTTGGTGCTAGTGGGGAAATAAGTGACTTTCAGGAGATTATGCGCTATCTTGATGAGCTTAT CCTTAATGACAACATGTGGGATGACGGGAATTCTTTAGGGCCTAAGGAGGTGCACAACTATTTAACTCGGGTGATGTATAATAGGCGTAACAAGTTCAATCCATTGTGGAACTCACTTGTTCTCGGTGGTATTAAAAAGGGGCAGAAGTACCTTGGCACG GTTAACATGATTGGCATTAATTATGAGGACAACCATGTGGCGACTGGGCTTGGAAATCATCTTGCTAGGCCAATTCTCCGCGATGAGTGGAACGAAAACTTGTCATTCGAAGAAGGTGTCAGGTTACTTGAAAAATGCATGCGAGTGCTTTTATACCGTGATAGGTCTGCTGTCAACAAGATTCAG ATATCTAGAATTACTGAAGAAGGTGCTACTGTTTTCCCGCCATACTCTTTGAAAACATACTGGGAGTTTTCGGCCTTCAAGAATCCAACAGTTGGTGCTGAAGGTTCATGGTAA